In Halorubrum sp. PV6, a single window of DNA contains:
- a CDS encoding NuoM family protein → MILEALIGVTFVAALLVLLAPDAWAGRLAFVLSLLPFAGSLYLWSGFDAAGNALKGGDIAYATQVEWLEVGGRTVSWFVGLDGISLPLVVLTTFLVPLAIVSAWTPIDARQSQFYGLMLFMEANLLGVFTALDFFLWFVFWEAVLVPMYFLIGVWGGPRRKYAAIKFFVYTNAASLLMFIGFMSLTFALGDSVSSFALPEITGAIANGGLGEFFGIAGGQIALFAFLAMFLGFAVKVPIVPFHTWLPDAHVEAPTPVSVLLAGVLLKMGTYALLRFNFTMLPEQASALAVPIAAIAVISVIYGAMLALAQKDLKRIVAYSSVSSMGYVILGLIVFTEYGVGGATFQMVAHGLISGLMFMAVGVIYNATHTRMVGDMSGMADRMPIAVGILVAGAFGYMGLPLMAGFAGEFFIFVGSFAAPTLPYAPVFTALAMFGIVIVAGYLLSAMQSTLFGPFEIETDYDIGPAPFHDVAPLAVLLVAIIVLGVAPDIFFEMIRDAAVPVVEGVTVDG, encoded by the coding sequence ATGATACTTGAAGCGCTCATCGGCGTGACGTTCGTCGCCGCGCTCCTCGTGCTCTTGGCCCCGGACGCGTGGGCCGGCCGGCTGGCGTTCGTGTTAAGTTTGCTCCCGTTCGCCGGGTCGCTGTACCTCTGGTCCGGCTTCGACGCCGCCGGCAACGCACTCAAGGGCGGCGACATCGCGTACGCGACGCAGGTCGAGTGGCTGGAAGTCGGCGGACGGACCGTGTCGTGGTTCGTCGGGCTGGACGGGATCAGCCTCCCGCTCGTCGTCCTCACGACCTTCCTCGTCCCGCTCGCAATCGTCAGCGCGTGGACGCCGATCGACGCCCGGCAGAGTCAGTTCTACGGGCTCATGTTGTTCATGGAGGCGAATCTGCTCGGCGTGTTCACCGCGCTGGACTTCTTCCTGTGGTTCGTCTTCTGGGAGGCCGTCCTCGTCCCGATGTACTTCCTCATCGGCGTCTGGGGCGGTCCGCGCCGGAAGTACGCCGCGATCAAGTTCTTCGTGTACACGAACGCGGCGTCGCTGCTGATGTTCATCGGGTTCATGTCGCTGACCTTTGCGCTCGGCGACTCCGTGAGCTCGTTCGCGCTGCCGGAGATCACGGGGGCCATCGCCAACGGCGGACTCGGTGAGTTCTTCGGCATCGCCGGCGGACAGATCGCGCTGTTCGCGTTCCTCGCGATGTTCCTCGGGTTCGCGGTGAAGGTCCCGATCGTGCCGTTCCACACGTGGCTCCCGGACGCCCACGTCGAGGCGCCGACACCGGTGTCGGTGCTCCTGGCGGGCGTCCTCCTGAAGATGGGGACGTACGCGCTGCTCCGGTTCAACTTCACGATGCTCCCCGAGCAGGCGTCCGCGCTCGCGGTGCCGATCGCGGCCATCGCCGTCATCAGCGTCATCTACGGCGCAATGTTGGCGCTGGCACAGAAAGACCTCAAGCGCATCGTCGCGTACTCGTCCGTCTCCTCGATGGGCTACGTCATCCTCGGCCTGATCGTGTTCACCGAGTACGGCGTCGGCGGCGCGACCTTCCAGATGGTCGCACACGGCCTCATCTCGGGGCTGATGTTCATGGCCGTCGGCGTCATCTACAACGCGACGCACACCCGGATGGTCGGCGACATGTCCGGCATGGCCGACCGGATGCCCATCGCCGTGGGCATCCTCGTCGCCGGGGCGTTCGGCTACATGGGACTCCCGCTGATGGCCGGCTTCGCCGGGGAGTTCTTCATCTTCGTCGGCTCCTTCGCCGCGCCGACGCTGCCGTACGCGCCGGTGTTCACGGCACTCGCGATGTTCGGTATCGTCATCGTCGCCGGCTACCTGCTGTCGGCGATGCAGAGCACGCTGTTCGGACCCTTCGAGATCGAAACGGACTACGACATCGGTCCCGCGCCGTTCCACGACGTCGCCCCGCTCGCGGTGCTTCTGGTGGCGATCATCGTGCTCGGCGTCGCGCCCGACATCTTCTTCGAGATGATCCGTGATGCTGCCGTCCCCGTGGTCGAGGGGGTGACCGTCGATGGATAG
- a CDS encoding NADH-quinone oxidoreductase subunit N encodes MDSTLPNLVALLPVLLLAFTGLALLLVDTISPDARSNTSMAIVGAVGSLAALAASVWLVVAGSGEPITLLAEAIKVDTMALFFTAIFASVTALVVVAAHDYFHDHPSPAAFYSLVVFAATGMALLAAANSLAVVFVALEMVSLPSYVLVAYLKENRGSVEAGMKYFLVGALSSAIFLFGISLVYAATGSLLFADVAEGIGSLDGLAGVAGIGIVMIVGGVAFKTASVPFHFWAPEAYEGAPAPVSAFLSSASKAAGFVVAFRLFTEAFPVGAAPAIDWVLAFGILAAVTMTLGNFAAAVQEEVKRMLAYSSIGHAGYVLIGVAALSQGSGGNGAVMGAAMAHLLVYGFMNTGAFLFVAMAERWGVGRTFEDYAGLAKRAPVASTAMAVFMFSLAGLPPFAGFFSKYFLFMGAIDNGFLWLAAVGAVNSVISLYYYSRVVKALFIDDPASSSALDAIDVRPTGLYAAVVFAAVATVLLLPGFGPVIETAEAAASALF; translated from the coding sequence ATGGATAGCACGCTACCGAACCTGGTCGCGCTGCTCCCCGTCCTCCTGCTCGCGTTCACGGGGCTCGCGCTGCTGCTCGTCGACACGATCAGTCCCGACGCGCGGTCGAACACCTCGATGGCGATCGTCGGCGCCGTCGGATCGCTGGCCGCGCTCGCGGCGAGCGTCTGGCTGGTCGTCGCCGGCAGCGGCGAGCCGATCACGCTGCTCGCCGAGGCGATCAAAGTCGACACGATGGCGCTGTTTTTCACCGCCATCTTCGCCTCCGTGACGGCGCTCGTCGTCGTCGCGGCCCACGACTACTTCCACGACCACCCGAGCCCGGCGGCGTTCTACTCGCTCGTCGTGTTCGCGGCGACCGGGATGGCGCTGCTCGCGGCCGCGAACTCCCTCGCGGTCGTCTTCGTCGCCTTAGAGATGGTGTCGCTGCCGTCGTACGTCCTCGTCGCCTACCTCAAGGAGAACCGCGGGAGCGTCGAGGCGGGGATGAAGTACTTCCTCGTCGGCGCGCTCTCGTCGGCGATATTCCTGTTCGGCATCTCGCTCGTGTACGCGGCGACAGGGTCGCTCCTGTTCGCCGACGTCGCTGAAGGGATCGGCTCGCTCGACGGTCTCGCCGGCGTCGCCGGCATCGGCATCGTGATGATCGTCGGCGGGGTCGCGTTCAAGACCGCCTCCGTGCCGTTCCACTTCTGGGCGCCGGAGGCGTACGAAGGCGCGCCCGCACCGGTGAGCGCGTTCCTCTCGTCCGCCTCGAAGGCGGCCGGGTTCGTGGTCGCGTTCCGCCTCTTCACCGAGGCGTTCCCGGTGGGCGCAGCGCCCGCCATCGACTGGGTGCTCGCGTTCGGGATCTTAGCGGCCGTGACGATGACGCTCGGTAACTTCGCGGCGGCGGTCCAAGAGGAGGTCAAGCGGATGCTCGCGTACTCCTCGATCGGGCACGCGGGCTACGTGCTCATCGGCGTCGCGGCCCTCTCGCAGGGCTCCGGCGGGAACGGTGCCGTGATGGGCGCCGCGATGGCGCACCTGCTCGTCTACGGCTTTATGAACACCGGCGCGTTCCTCTTCGTCGCGATGGCGGAGCGGTGGGGTGTCGGCCGGACCTTCGAGGACTACGCCGGGCTCGCCAAGCGCGCGCCCGTCGCCTCCACGGCGATGGCCGTGTTCATGTTCTCGCTCGCCGGCCTGCCACCCTTCGCCGGGTTCTTCTCGAAGTACTTCCTGTTCATGGGCGCCATCGACAACGGCTTCCTGTGGCTGGCGGCCGTCGGCGCCGTCAACAGCGTCATCTCGCTGTACTACTACAGTCGGGTCGTGAAGGCGCTGTTCATCGACGATCCGGCGTCGTCGAGCGCGCTCGACGCGATCGACGTGCGGCCGACCGGCCTGTACGCGGCGGTCGTCTTCGCCGCGGTCGCGACGGTGCTGCTCCTGCCCGGCTTCGGCCCGGTCATCGAGACCGCCGAGGCCGCCGCGTCGGCGCTGTTCTGA